A genomic stretch from Helianthus annuus cultivar XRQ/B chromosome 1, HanXRQr2.0-SUNRISE, whole genome shotgun sequence includes:
- the LOC110865016 gene encoding lysM domain receptor-like kinase 3 isoform X2 has translation MINIISRKMKTFLQFLVLFVTINRVESSCKDKCVALASYTMWDKSNITFVSQIFSTAIPEILSYNPQITNADIVSAGARINVPFSCGCNDQDFLNHGFVYSVGSEDTYSVIAETYFSGLTNVDMLRRFNSYDELNLKSGSQVNVVVNCSCGNSRVSKDYGLFITYPIRRGENLSTIANDTTISESLLRGYNPGSNFLNNDLVFIPGRDQNGTFPPLKISNRGLSGGATAGVSVGAVAGVLFFAICFYFVSYRRKRVGEGSLLLEDGPEHVHDVGLRRNMGGTTNSGTLTGGAHPGATGITVDKSVEFTYEELAMATDDFSITNKIGQGGFGTVYYGELRGEKAAIKKMEMQASKEFLAELKVLTHVHHLNLVRLIGYCVEGSLFLVYEFIGNGNLSQHLRGSSGRESIPWATRVQIALDAARGLEYIHEHTVPVYIHRDIKSPNILIDEDFRAKVADFGLTKLTEVGSGSLQTRLVGTFGYMPPEYAQYGEVSPKVDVYAFGVVLFELVSAKEAIVKTNEFGNESKGLVGLFDEVLSLSDPSEGLRKLVDPRLGADYPLDSVRKVALLARACTHDNAQLRPSMRSIVVALMTLSSLTEDWDVGSFYENQDLAQLMSGR, from the exons ATGATAAACATAATCAGCAGAAAAATGAAAACTTTTCTTCAGTTTTTGGTGCTATTTGTGACCATTAATCGAGTCGAATCAAGCTGCAAAGACAAATGTGTTGCTTTGGCTTCTTACACTATGTGGGACAAATCAAACATCACATTTGTATCCCAAATCTTTTCCACTGCTATCCCAGAAATTCTAAGTTACAACCCACAAATCACAAATGCAGATATAGTTTCTGCTGGTGCAAGAATAAATGTCCCGTTTTCGTGTGGTTGTAATGATCAAGATTTTCTGAACCATGGGTTCGTTTATAGTGTTGGTTCAGAAGATACTTACTCAGTCATTGCGGAAACTTACTTTTCGGGCCTCACCAATGTCGATATGTTGAGGAGGTTTAATAGTTATGATGAGTTGAACTTAAAGTCAGGAAGTCAAGTTAATGTTGTAGTTAATTGTTCTTGTGGAAATAGTCGCGTGTCTAAGGATTATGGGTTGTTTATCACGTATCCGATTCGAAGGGGCGAGAATTTGTCTACGATTGCTAATGATACAACGATAAGTGAAAGTCTTTTGAGGGGGTATAATCCGGGCTCAAATTTCTTGAACAATGATCTAGTGTTTATTCCTGGAAGAG ATCAAAATGGAACTTTTCCGCCATTAAAGATCAG CAATAGGG GGTTATCTGGTGGTGCCACTGCTGGTGTATCTGTTGGAGCAGTTGCAGGTGTTCTTTTCTTTGCCATTTGCTTCTACTTTGTCTCCTATCGAAGGAAGAGGGTGGGCGAAGGATCACTGCTTCTTGAAGATGGACCCGAACATGTTCATG ATGTAGGTTTACGTAGAAACATGGGAGGAACCACAAACTCGGGCACTCTAACTGGGGGTGCACATCCAGGGGCCACGGGTATAACCGTGGACAAGTCAGTGGAGTTCACATACGAGGAGCTTGCTATGGCTACAGATGACTTTAGCATCACCAATAAGATTGGTCAAGGCGGCTTTGGTACCGTTTACTATGGAGAGCTCAGAGGCGAA AAAGCTGCAATAAAGAAGATGGAAATGCAAGCATcaaaagaatttcttgctgaatTAAAGGTGTTAACACATGTTCATCATTTGAACCTG GTACGGTTGATAGGATATTGTGTTGAAGGATCGTTGTTTTTGGTCTATGAGTTTATCGGGAATGGCAATTTGAGTCAACATTTGCGCGGTTCATCGG GCAGAGAGTCAATTCCATGGGCTACAAGGGTTCAAATCGCCCTTGATGCGGCTAGAGGGCTTGAATACATTCATGAGCATACAGTTCCTGTCTATATACATCGCGATATCAAGTCTCCTAACATTTTAATCGATGAAGATTTCCGTGCAAAG GTTGCTGACTTTGGGCTGACAAAACTTACCGAAGTCGGGAGTGGTTCTTTACAAACCCGTTTAGTTGGCACATTCGGCTACATGCCTCCCGA ATATGCTCAGTATGGGGAGGTTTCTCCAAAGGTTGATGTATATGCTTTCGGGGTCGTATTGTTTGAGCTAGTATCAGCGAAAGAAGCCATTGTCAAGACAAATGAATTTGGTAACGAGTCCAAAGGACTTGTTGGTTTG TTTGATGAGGTCCTAAGTTTGTCTGACCCAAGTGAAGGTTTACGCAAACTAGTCGACCCAAGGCTTGGGGCCGACTACCCTCTCGACTCAGTGCGCAAG GTTGCACTGCTTGCTAGAGCTTGTACACATGATAATGCGCAGTTGAGGCCAAGCATGAGGTCTATTGTCGTTGCGCTAATGACACTTTCATCATTGACCGAGGATTGGGACGTTGGATCTTTCTACGAAAATCAAGATTTAGCTCAACTGATGTCAGGGAGGTAG
- the LOC110865016 gene encoding lysM domain receptor-like kinase 3 isoform X1: protein MNNNISNTKRHILQLGLCVLFFIVKIESKCSNGCDLAFASYYVTQGSNLTYISNIFGQSIPMILKYNPQIPRSDTIESGTRINVPFSCLCLNGDFLGHTFIYHTQVGDTYSKVAKEVFANLTDEYWVQLVNIFDPAQIPDFADVNVTVNCTCGDKHVSKDYGLFATYPLQPGEDLWSLSKDSGVPMMLLERFNPGSNFSAGSGPVFVPAKDQNGTFPPLKISNRGLSGGATAGVSVGAVAGVLFFAICFYFVSYRRKRVGEGSLLLEDGPEHVHDVGLRRNMGGTTNSGTLTGGAHPGATGITVDKSVEFTYEELAMATDDFSITNKIGQGGFGTVYYGELRGEKAAIKKMEMQASKEFLAELKVLTHVHHLNLVRLIGYCVEGSLFLVYEFIGNGNLSQHLRGSSGRESIPWATRVQIALDAARGLEYIHEHTVPVYIHRDIKSPNILIDEDFRAKVADFGLTKLTEVGSGSLQTRLVGTFGYMPPEYAQYGEVSPKVDVYAFGVVLFELVSAKEAIVKTNEFGNESKGLVGLFDEVLSLSDPSEGLRKLVDPRLGADYPLDSVRKVALLARACTHDNAQLRPSMRSIVVALMTLSSLTEDWDVGSFYENQDLAQLMSGR, encoded by the exons atgaACAACAATATTTCAAATACAAAGAGACATATACTACAATTGGGGCTTTGTGTTCTTTTCTTCATTGTCAAGATTGAATCCAAGTGTAGCAATGGTTGTGATCTGGCCTTTGCATCATATTATGTCACACAAGGGTCAAATCTGACTTACATAAGCAACATTTTTGGCCAATCAATCCCTATGATCCTTAAGTACAATCCACAAATCCCGAGAAGCGACACCATCGAAAGTGGGACCCGAATTAACGTTCCATTTTCTTGTCTATGTTTGAATGGTGATTTTTTAGGTCACACGTTTATATACCACACACAAGTTGGCGATACTTATAGTAAGGTTGCAAAAGAGGTATTTGCAAATCTTACCGATGAGTATTGGGTCCAACTGGTTAACATATTTGACCCGGCTCAAATACCAGATTTTGCGGATGTAAATGTTACCGTGAATTGTACATGTGGCGACAAACACGTGTCGAAGGATTACGGGTTGTTCGCAACATACCCTCTTCAACCCGGAGAAGATTTGTGGTCCTTAAGTAAAGATTCGGGTGTCCCAATGATGTTGTTGGAGCGGTTCAACCCGGGATCCAATTTCAGTGCCGGGTCGGGACCAGTGTTTGTGCCGGCCAAAG ATCAAAATGGAACTTTTCCGCCATTAAAGATCAG CAATAGGG GGTTATCTGGTGGTGCCACTGCTGGTGTATCTGTTGGAGCAGTTGCAGGTGTTCTTTTCTTTGCCATTTGCTTCTACTTTGTCTCCTATCGAAGGAAGAGGGTGGGCGAAGGATCACTGCTTCTTGAAGATGGACCCGAACATGTTCATG ATGTAGGTTTACGTAGAAACATGGGAGGAACCACAAACTCGGGCACTCTAACTGGGGGTGCACATCCAGGGGCCACGGGTATAACCGTGGACAAGTCAGTGGAGTTCACATACGAGGAGCTTGCTATGGCTACAGATGACTTTAGCATCACCAATAAGATTGGTCAAGGCGGCTTTGGTACCGTTTACTATGGAGAGCTCAGAGGCGAA AAAGCTGCAATAAAGAAGATGGAAATGCAAGCATcaaaagaatttcttgctgaatTAAAGGTGTTAACACATGTTCATCATTTGAACCTG GTACGGTTGATAGGATATTGTGTTGAAGGATCGTTGTTTTTGGTCTATGAGTTTATCGGGAATGGCAATTTGAGTCAACATTTGCGCGGTTCATCGG GCAGAGAGTCAATTCCATGGGCTACAAGGGTTCAAATCGCCCTTGATGCGGCTAGAGGGCTTGAATACATTCATGAGCATACAGTTCCTGTCTATATACATCGCGATATCAAGTCTCCTAACATTTTAATCGATGAAGATTTCCGTGCAAAG GTTGCTGACTTTGGGCTGACAAAACTTACCGAAGTCGGGAGTGGTTCTTTACAAACCCGTTTAGTTGGCACATTCGGCTACATGCCTCCCGA ATATGCTCAGTATGGGGAGGTTTCTCCAAAGGTTGATGTATATGCTTTCGGGGTCGTATTGTTTGAGCTAGTATCAGCGAAAGAAGCCATTGTCAAGACAAATGAATTTGGTAACGAGTCCAAAGGACTTGTTGGTTTG TTTGATGAGGTCCTAAGTTTGTCTGACCCAAGTGAAGGTTTACGCAAACTAGTCGACCCAAGGCTTGGGGCCGACTACCCTCTCGACTCAGTGCGCAAG GTTGCACTGCTTGCTAGAGCTTGTACACATGATAATGCGCAGTTGAGGCCAAGCATGAGGTCTATTGTCGTTGCGCTAATGACACTTTCATCATTGACCGAGGATTGGGACGTTGGATCTTTCTACGAAAATCAAGATTTAGCTCAACTGATGTCAGGGAGGTAG